In a genomic window of Sus scrofa isolate TJ Tabasco breed Duroc chromosome 4, Sscrofa11.1, whole genome shotgun sequence:
- the LOC100517759 gene encoding myomegalin isoform X1, which translates to MVAGSRKASLSLSSVKQNFPANTDSGSKQPLFQDSVASPPVRDVGMNSPALVFPSSSSAPPGSETTTFNRTNELGLDASPVKKNPHPPKLEGDATDGCFANKHGRHVIGHIDDYSALRQQIEESRLLVKKIASLMRSTCNFPGLEAPGPEEMGSKGVHELLSSTNTLHQRLEESTSLLTMFWRAALPSSQGPALAGKVGESVKRELLELKTKLSKQESLLQSTTERLKTANQQKESMEQFIFSQLTRTHDVLKKARTNLEKNTYKIASIKPYSCPSKGAIQDSKPLKTAGRMGLPAFCTAPCLLRRTRVPSSTPDERSQRCSLVGQGERQRAFPVLVA; encoded by the exons ATTCAGTTGCCTCCCCTCCAGTTCGGGATGTGGGCATGAATTCTCCAGCTCTGGTCTTCCCCAGCTCTTCTTCTGCTCCTCCTGGCTCAGAGACCACAACCTTCAATAGGACAAATG AGCTGGGTTTGGATGCTTCTCCAGTGAAGAAGAACCCTCACCCTCCCAAGCTGGAAGGTGATGCTACTGACGGCTGCTTTGCCAATAAGCATGGCCGCCATGTCATTGGACACATTGATGACTACAGTGCCCTAAGACAGCAGATTGAGGAGAGCAGACTGCTGGTCAAGAAGATAGCATCTCTCATGAGATCAACCTGCAACTTTCCTGGCCTTGAAGCTCCAGGCCCAGAG GAGATGGGCAGCAAAGGTGTCCATGAGCTCCTGAGCAGCACCAACACTCTGCACCAGCGGCTGGAGGAGTCGACCTCCCTCCTCACCATGTTCTGGCGAGCAGCCTTGCCAAGCTCCCAAGGCCCTGCACTGGCTGGCAAAGTG GGAGAGTCCGTGAAAAGGGAGCTTCTGGAACTGAAAACCAAACTATCCAAACAGGAGAGTCTACTTCAAAGCACGACCGAGCGTCTAAAGACTGCCAACCAGCAGAAGGAGAGCATGGAGCAGTTCATCTTCAGCCAGT TGACCAGGACTCATGATGTTTTGAAGAAGGCAAGGACTAACTTGGAG AAGAACACTTACAAGATTGCCTCCATAAAGCCTTATTCCTGTCCCAGCAAAG GAGCCATACAAGACTCGAAGCCACTCAAAACAGCAGGAAGGATGGGCCTGCCCGCCTTTTGCACAGCTCCCTGTCTGCTGAGGAGGACCAGGGTCCCCTCCTCTACAcctgatgaaagaagtcagagatgTAGCCTGGTGGGGCAGGGCGAAAGGCAGAGGGCCTTCCCTGTACTTGTGGCATAA